One window from the genome of Actinoplanes teichomyceticus ATCC 31121 encodes:
- a CDS encoding ABC transporter ATP-binding protein gives MSSADAVALEAVTRSYGDVTAVGPVDLTVPAGEFLVLVGASGCGKSTLLRLIAGFEQPTSGTVRTAGAAPVPGRGAGLVFQQPRLFPWKTVGGNIGLALRYAGQPATPERVDELLARVGLHDVAHRRTWQISGGQQQRVAIARALAVDNPLLLLDEPFAALDALTRERLQDDLRRVSEASGRTCVFVTHSVDEAVFLGSRVVVLTPRPGRIALDLPIGLPRSGVPAGELRGSPEFAALRAEVGHAIRDRAGV, from the coding sequence GTGTCCTCGGCTGACGCGGTCGCCCTGGAGGCGGTGACGCGCTCCTACGGCGACGTCACCGCCGTCGGGCCGGTGGACCTGACCGTCCCGGCCGGCGAGTTCCTGGTCCTGGTCGGCGCGTCCGGGTGCGGCAAGAGCACCCTGCTGCGGCTGATCGCCGGCTTCGAACAGCCGACCTCGGGCACGGTCCGGACGGCCGGCGCGGCGCCGGTGCCCGGCCGCGGCGCCGGACTGGTCTTCCAGCAGCCCCGGCTGTTCCCGTGGAAGACGGTGGGCGGCAACATCGGGCTCGCGCTGCGGTACGCCGGGCAGCCGGCCACCCCGGAACGGGTGGACGAGCTGCTGGCCCGGGTCGGGCTGCACGACGTGGCGCACCGGCGCACCTGGCAGATCTCCGGCGGCCAGCAGCAGCGGGTGGCGATCGCCCGGGCCCTCGCCGTGGACAATCCGCTGCTGTTGCTGGACGAGCCGTTCGCGGCGCTGGACGCGCTGACCCGCGAGCGCCTGCAGGACGACCTGCGCCGGGTCAGCGAGGCGTCCGGGCGTACCTGTGTCTTCGTCACGCACAGCGTCGACGAGGCGGTCTTCCTCGGCAGCCGGGTCGTGGTGCTGACCCCGCGGCCCGGGCGGATCGCGCTGGACCTGCCGATCGGGCTGCCGCGCAGCGGGGTCCCGGCCGGTGAGCTGCGCGGCTCGCCGGAGTTCGCGGCGCTGCGCGCCGAGGTGGGCCACGCCATCCGGGACCGGGCGGGCGTCTGA
- a CDS encoding putative bifunctional diguanylate cyclase/phosphodiesterase — MRRVDGPARTAGRIVLLAVVWAALTVLLGIGGALGDAPAWLLWPTGVASAATAAYACLVAARAGHGAARAFWHRLAVAAGVLTAGTLDHSLHTAIAGHRTSMGAFAATCYLGAVVGTVYAMLCLPRQPRTWRTSLANFLDVAVVGVAASLVTSHFLLTMPMPAASGTLATELLLIVLITACAATVAVVRVGVTGSGPVHGPALWYLAPIGLLAPATWVVYPWTTPWPHLSVTAMAMAPLGVLFALATRAQIRVQERPARPVGVRRSRRWRGISVVPYAAILVIAVLLVGVTLRLGYLPPRLVGGSVVLITLVVIRQLAALSDNTVLLDRLEEQANHDDLTGCPNRRLFAASLQRRTDPATVAVCDLDGFGTLNDRLGDERGDALLRAAAARIAETFGPDALVARLLGDEFGVLVPGEQEQLGERLVRAFRLPLRVDGHDLLVTVTAGVAAGRDEAVPDLLRRAELALKAAKRAGANRHQEHTRELDSTAQHDADLAAALRRGLEMGEFRLVYQPIVELPGGRLTGVEALVRWHPQGGPPVSPAEFIPVAEQTGLILDLGLWVIETACADAARWQLRHGAAAPRVNINVSARQLLDPDLPDQVASTMARYRLDPDKITLEITETAVFGGGAALSTVRELRELGVGVALDDFGTGQSSLTLLRTCPVTTLKVDKSFIDELNGTAEQEAIATSLSTIAATLGLRAVAEGVETQEQAIRLEALGYRYAQGYYFAKPGPAALIDAALDRTPAQQ, encoded by the coding sequence ATGCGGCGAGTGGACGGACCGGCCCGGACGGCCGGGCGGATCGTGCTCCTGGCGGTGGTCTGGGCGGCGCTGACCGTGCTGCTGGGGATCGGCGGCGCCCTCGGTGACGCGCCGGCCTGGCTGCTCTGGCCGACCGGCGTCGCGTCGGCCGCCACCGCGGCGTACGCCTGCCTGGTCGCCGCCCGGGCCGGCCACGGCGCCGCGCGTGCCTTCTGGCACCGGCTGGCGGTCGCCGCCGGCGTGCTCACCGCCGGAACCCTCGACCACAGCCTGCACACCGCCATCGCCGGGCACCGGACCTCGATGGGCGCGTTCGCCGCCACCTGCTACCTGGGCGCGGTGGTCGGCACCGTGTACGCCATGCTGTGCCTGCCGCGCCAGCCGCGCACCTGGCGGACCAGCCTGGCCAACTTCCTGGACGTGGCCGTGGTCGGGGTGGCCGCCTCGCTGGTCACCTCACACTTCCTGCTCACCATGCCGATGCCCGCGGCGTCCGGCACACTCGCCACCGAGCTGCTGCTGATCGTGCTGATCACCGCGTGCGCCGCCACCGTCGCGGTGGTCCGGGTCGGGGTGACCGGCTCCGGCCCGGTGCACGGCCCGGCGCTGTGGTACCTCGCCCCGATCGGCCTGCTGGCCCCGGCCACCTGGGTCGTCTACCCGTGGACCACGCCGTGGCCGCATCTGAGCGTCACCGCGATGGCGATGGCGCCGCTGGGCGTGCTGTTCGCTCTGGCCACGCGTGCCCAGATCCGTGTGCAGGAGCGCCCGGCCCGGCCGGTGGGCGTACGGCGCAGCCGGCGCTGGCGGGGCATCAGCGTGGTGCCCTACGCGGCGATCCTGGTCATCGCCGTCCTGCTGGTCGGCGTCACGCTGCGGCTCGGCTACCTGCCACCCCGGCTGGTCGGCGGCTCGGTCGTGCTGATCACCCTGGTGGTGATCCGGCAGCTGGCCGCGCTCTCGGACAACACGGTGCTGCTGGACCGGCTGGAGGAGCAGGCCAACCACGACGACCTGACCGGATGCCCGAACCGGCGGCTGTTCGCCGCCAGCCTGCAGCGGCGCACCGACCCGGCCACCGTCGCGGTCTGCGACCTGGACGGCTTCGGCACCCTCAACGACCGGCTCGGTGACGAACGGGGCGACGCGCTGCTGCGGGCCGCCGCCGCCCGGATCGCCGAGACCTTCGGGCCGGACGCGCTCGTCGCCCGGCTGCTCGGCGACGAGTTCGGCGTGCTGGTGCCCGGGGAGCAGGAGCAGCTGGGCGAGCGGCTGGTCCGGGCGTTCCGGCTGCCGCTGCGGGTGGACGGGCACGACCTGCTGGTCACCGTGACCGCCGGGGTGGCCGCCGGCCGTGACGAGGCGGTGCCCGATCTGCTGCGCCGCGCCGAGCTGGCGCTCAAGGCCGCCAAGCGGGCCGGGGCCAACCGGCACCAGGAGCACACCAGGGAACTGGACAGCACCGCGCAGCACGACGCCGACCTGGCCGCCGCGCTGCGCCGAGGCCTGGAGATGGGCGAGTTCCGGCTGGTCTACCAGCCGATCGTGGAGCTTCCCGGCGGCCGGCTCACCGGGGTGGAGGCGCTGGTGCGCTGGCACCCGCAGGGCGGGCCGCCGGTGTCGCCGGCCGAGTTCATCCCGGTCGCCGAGCAGACCGGGCTGATCCTCGACCTCGGCCTCTGGGTGATCGAGACGGCCTGCGCGGACGCGGCGCGGTGGCAGCTGCGGCACGGCGCCGCCGCGCCCCGGGTCAACATCAACGTGTCGGCCCGGCAGCTGCTCGACCCGGACCTGCCGGACCAGGTGGCCTCGACGATGGCCCGCTACCGGCTGGACCCCGACAAGATCACTCTGGAGATCACCGAGACCGCGGTCTTCGGCGGCGGCGCGGCGCTGAGCACCGTGCGGGAGCTGCGCGAGCTCGGCGTCGGCGTGGCCCTGGACGACTTCGGCACCGGGCAGTCCTCGCTGACCCTGCTGCGCACCTGCCCGGTCACCACGCTCAAGGTGGACAAGTCGTTCATCGACGAGCTGAACGGCACCGCCGAGCAGGAGGCGATCGCCACCTCGCTGAGCACCATCGCGGCGACGCTCGGGCTGCGCGCGGTCGCCGAGGGCGTGGAGACCCAGGAGCAGGCCATCCGGCTGGAGGCCCTCGGCTACCGGTACGCGCAGGGTTACTACTTCGCCAAGCCCGGCCCGGCCGCGCTGATCGACGCGGCGCTGGACCGTACCCCGGCTCAGCAGTAG
- a CDS encoding glycoside hydrolase family 13 protein: MTDQLVAPPTVEAPPASWWRNAVIYQIYPRSFADSNGDGIGDLPGISSRLPYLKDLGVDAVWLSPFYASPQADAGYDVSDYRRVDPIFGTVADAAELITGAHALGLRVIVDLVPNHSSDQHEWFQRALAEGPGSLFRERYHFRPGRGVHGELPPNDWPSIFGGPAWTRVPDGEWYLHLFAPEQPDFNWDHPAVRDEFKTILRFWLDLGVDGFRIDVAHGLIKEPGLPDVGGGAEWHLLGVGESPCFDRDGVHEIYRSWRRILDEYPGERIAVAEAWAPTLSRVAHYVRDDELHQAFNFSYLGTAWNVHEQRQIIDESLAAMSAVGAPTTWTLSNHDVVRHTTRLMQTAEGEVAGRKAVAVDPVAGLRRARAASALMLALPGSAYLYQGEELGLPEVLDLPPEVRQDPAFHRAAGQDGYRDGCRVPIPWSGERAPYGFGPEGGASWLPQPESWARLSVAAQAGVPDSTLELYRAALAQRRANPALRPTDNLRWVPAPAGVLAFERAVEGAPVFRCTVNMSDRPVSLDRPGELLLASGPLEGGPDEVVLPPDTTAWWSIPG, translated from the coding sequence ATGACTGATCAACTGGTCGCACCGCCCACCGTCGAGGCGCCGCCGGCATCCTGGTGGCGCAACGCGGTCATCTACCAGATCTACCCGCGCAGCTTCGCCGACTCCAACGGCGACGGCATCGGCGACCTGCCCGGCATCAGCAGCCGCCTGCCGTACCTCAAGGACCTGGGCGTGGACGCGGTCTGGCTGTCCCCGTTCTACGCGTCGCCACAGGCCGACGCGGGTTACGACGTCTCCGACTACCGGCGGGTCGACCCCATCTTCGGCACCGTCGCCGACGCCGCCGAACTGATCACCGGCGCGCACGCGCTCGGTCTGCGGGTGATCGTCGACCTGGTCCCCAATCACTCCTCCGACCAGCACGAATGGTTCCAGCGGGCGCTCGCCGAGGGTCCCGGCTCGCTGTTTCGTGAGCGCTACCACTTCCGCCCCGGGCGCGGTGTGCACGGCGAGCTGCCGCCCAACGACTGGCCGTCGATCTTCGGCGGCCCGGCCTGGACGCGGGTCCCGGACGGCGAGTGGTACCTGCACCTGTTCGCCCCGGAGCAGCCCGACTTCAACTGGGACCATCCGGCGGTCCGCGACGAGTTCAAGACCATCCTGCGGTTCTGGCTCGACCTGGGCGTCGACGGCTTCCGGATCGACGTGGCGCACGGCCTGATCAAGGAGCCGGGCCTGCCGGACGTCGGCGGCGGGGCCGAGTGGCATCTGCTGGGCGTCGGGGAGAGCCCGTGCTTCGACCGCGACGGCGTGCACGAGATCTACCGGTCGTGGCGGCGGATCCTCGACGAGTACCCGGGCGAGCGGATCGCGGTCGCCGAGGCGTGGGCGCCCACGCTGTCCCGGGTGGCGCACTACGTCCGCGACGACGAGCTGCACCAGGCGTTCAACTTCAGCTACCTGGGCACCGCGTGGAACGTGCACGAGCAGCGCCAGATCATCGATGAGTCGCTCGCCGCGATGAGCGCGGTCGGGGCGCCGACCACCTGGACGCTGTCCAACCACGACGTGGTCCGGCACACCACCCGGCTGATGCAGACCGCCGAGGGCGAGGTGGCCGGGCGCAAGGCGGTCGCGGTCGACCCGGTCGCCGGCCTGCGGCGGGCCCGTGCGGCCAGCGCGCTGATGCTGGCGCTGCCCGGCTCGGCGTACCTTTACCAGGGGGAGGAGCTCGGTCTGCCGGAGGTGCTCGACCTGCCGCCGGAGGTGCGCCAGGACCCGGCGTTCCACCGGGCCGCCGGCCAGGACGGGTACCGCGACGGCTGCCGGGTGCCGATCCCGTGGAGCGGTGAGCGGGCCCCGTACGGCTTCGGCCCGGAGGGCGGCGCCAGCTGGCTGCCGCAGCCGGAGTCGTGGGCCCGGCTGAGCGTGGCCGCGCAGGCCGGCGTGCCGGACTCGACGCTGGAGCTGTACCGCGCGGCGCTGGCGCAGCGCCGCGCCAACCCGGCGCTGCGGCCGACCGACAACCTGCGCTGGGTGCCCGCGCCGGCCGGGGTGCTGGCGTTCGAGCGCGCGGTCGAGGGGGCGCCGGTGTTCCGCTGCACGGTCAACATGAGCGACCGGCCGGTGAGCCTCGACCGGCCCGGCGAGCTGCTGCTGGCCAGCGGCCCGCTGGAGGGCGGCCCGGACGAGGTGGTGCTGCCGCCGGACACCACGGCCTGGTGGTCCATCCCCGGCTGA
- a CDS encoding LacI family DNA-binding transcriptional regulator: protein MPSRKASSAARAGKPTSSDVAAAAGVSRSAVSFAFNNPQRISSATRERILAAAEELGYTPNTLGRMLQAGTTNSIGVLLPQRLAQILENPYYSRFLMGAGQVCDQEGYTLLLTPPLQDSVLKAIPYAAVDGFVVCGLEIDRGEVAELDRRGIPFVLIDSDRHEGAPSVEVDDRGGAREVARYLLELGHRRLAVLSIDPGPGVPARGYRGPLARRLAGIGDALAEAGLTMSDVRLAEVPVTRTDGYRATRELMSAAARPTAILALSDVLAFGAVDALQELGVDVPGEVSVTGFDDLAESAWFRPRLTTVRQPIVAKGRIAADFLISAIRGEDQHPHQLLGTSLIVRESAAKPA, encoded by the coding sequence ATGCCGTCTAGGAAGGCCAGCAGCGCGGCGAGGGCGGGCAAGCCCACCTCCAGCGACGTCGCCGCGGCGGCGGGGGTCTCCCGGTCGGCCGTGTCATTCGCGTTCAACAACCCGCAGCGGATCTCGTCGGCGACCCGGGAGCGGATCCTGGCGGCCGCCGAGGAGCTCGGCTACACGCCGAACACGCTGGGGCGGATGCTGCAGGCCGGTACCACCAACTCGATCGGGGTGCTGCTGCCGCAGCGGCTGGCGCAGATCCTGGAGAACCCGTACTACTCGCGGTTCCTGATGGGCGCCGGGCAGGTGTGCGACCAGGAGGGGTACACGCTGCTGCTGACCCCGCCGCTGCAGGACTCGGTGCTCAAGGCGATCCCGTACGCGGCGGTGGACGGGTTCGTCGTCTGCGGTCTGGAGATCGACCGCGGCGAGGTGGCCGAGCTGGACCGGCGCGGGATCCCGTTCGTGCTGATCGACTCCGACCGGCACGAGGGCGCGCCCAGCGTCGAGGTCGACGACCGCGGCGGGGCCCGGGAGGTGGCCCGCTACCTGCTGGAGCTGGGGCACCGGCGGCTCGCGGTGCTCTCCATCGACCCGGGGCCGGGGGTGCCGGCGCGCGGCTACCGGGGGCCGCTGGCCCGGCGGCTGGCCGGGATCGGCGACGCGCTCGCCGAGGCCGGATTGACCATGTCGGACGTACGGCTGGCCGAGGTGCCGGTGACGCGTACCGACGGATACCGGGCCACCCGGGAGCTGATGAGCGCCGCGGCACGGCCGACCGCGATCCTGGCGCTGTCCGACGTGCTCGCCTTCGGGGCCGTGGACGCGTTGCAGGAGCTCGGCGTGGACGTGCCGGGCGAGGTGTCGGTGACCGGTTTCGACGATCTGGCCGAGTCGGCCTGGTTCCGGCCGCGGCTGACCACCGTGCGGCAGCCGATCGTGGCCAAGGGGCGGATCGCCGCCGATTTCCTGATCTCCGCGATCCGGGGCGAGGACCAGCACCCGCATCAGCTGCTCGGCACGTCGCTGATCGTCCGGGAGTCGGCCGCAAAACCGGCATAA
- a CDS encoding CsbD family protein, with translation MAFDDKVDNKAEEMGGKVKEGVGRATDDERLEAEGRADQTSANLKQAGEKIKDVFKS, from the coding sequence ATGGCTTTTGATGACAAGGTCGACAACAAGGCCGAGGAGATGGGCGGCAAGGTCAAGGAGGGCGTCGGCCGGGCGACCGACGACGAACGTCTCGAGGCCGAGGGCCGGGCGGACCAGACCAGCGCCAACCTCAAGCAGGCCGGCGAGAAGATCAAGGACGTCTTCAAGTCTTGA
- a CDS encoding LLM class flavin-dependent oxidoreductase — MDFHWFLPTNGDSRDIVGGGHGTPVGSAGGVRPLTIGYLGQIARGAEQLGFVGALTPTGAWCEDAWLTTAMLTEVTERLKFLVAFRPGLIAPTLAAQMASTFQRLSGGRLLLNVVTGGESSEQRQFGDFLDKDARYARTAEFLGIVRPLLRGATVTYQGAHLRVENAHLARVPRTPPAIYFGGSSKAAGPVAAEHADVYLTWGEPPAQVAEKLAWIRTLKPDMRFGIRLHVITRDTAEAAWAEAARLLRNVSERDIATVQAGLRRSESEGQRRMLDLHGGSRDGLVVSPNLWAGIGLVRGGAGTALVGSHTEVADRIAEYAALGIEEFILSGYPHLEEAYWFGEGVLPELRRRGLWRHPAGEEGTAAAAIPFAGVPVPAAGS, encoded by the coding sequence ATGGACTTCCACTGGTTCCTCCCCACCAACGGCGACAGCCGGGACATCGTGGGCGGCGGCCACGGCACGCCGGTCGGCTCGGCCGGCGGGGTGCGCCCGCTGACCATCGGCTACCTCGGCCAGATCGCGCGCGGCGCCGAGCAGCTCGGCTTCGTCGGCGCGCTCACCCCGACCGGCGCCTGGTGCGAGGACGCCTGGCTGACCACCGCCATGCTCACCGAGGTCACCGAGCGGCTGAAGTTCCTGGTCGCGTTCCGGCCCGGGCTGATCGCGCCGACCCTGGCGGCGCAGATGGCCTCGACGTTCCAGCGGCTCTCCGGCGGGCGGCTGCTGCTCAACGTGGTCACCGGTGGCGAGTCCAGCGAGCAGCGGCAGTTCGGCGACTTCCTGGACAAGGACGCCCGCTACGCGCGCACCGCGGAGTTCCTCGGCATCGTCCGCCCGCTGCTGCGCGGCGCGACCGTGACGTACCAGGGCGCGCACCTGCGGGTGGAGAACGCTCACCTGGCCCGGGTGCCGCGGACGCCGCCGGCGATCTACTTCGGCGGCTCGTCGAAGGCCGCCGGCCCGGTCGCCGCCGAGCACGCCGACGTCTACCTGACCTGGGGTGAGCCGCCCGCCCAGGTGGCCGAGAAGCTGGCCTGGATCCGCACCCTGAAACCGGACATGCGCTTCGGCATCCGGCTGCACGTGATCACCCGGGACACCGCGGAGGCGGCCTGGGCGGAGGCGGCCCGGCTGTTGCGCAACGTCTCCGAGCGGGACATCGCCACGGTGCAGGCCGGGCTGCGGCGCAGCGAGTCGGAGGGCCAGCGGCGGATGCTCGACCTGCACGGCGGCAGCCGCGACGGCCTGGTCGTCTCGCCCAACCTGTGGGCCGGGATCGGGCTGGTCCGCGGCGGCGCCGGCACCGCCCTGGTCGGTAGCCACACCGAGGTCGCCGACCGGATCGCGGAGTACGCCGCGCTCGGCATCGAGGAGTTCATCCTGTCCGGGTACCCGCACCTGGAGGAGGCGTACTGGTTCGGCGAGGGGGTGCTGCCCGAGCTGCGCCGCCGCGGCCTGTGGCGGCACCCGGCGGGGGAGGAGGGCACCGCCGCGGCGGCCATCCCGTTCGCCGGCGTCCCGGTGCCGGCCGCGGGCTCCTGA
- a CDS encoding MMPL family transporter, whose translation MRRAWASLLLALVLGGLVIGLAGSTRVTNDPNASLPSSAESTRVAQLQKQLPSGRTSAALIVVAKGGQPLTDADLAPAGRLGTPIVSPDRRAAIVSVPLPAGVSSDETIAAVADLRTRAGAGLPAGVTAEVTGAAGFTADLADSFTGANTRLLIVTVAVVAVLLLVTYRSPLLWLVPLAVVGLADRVTTSLVALLSRHTDLPVSGSTTGIVTVLVFGAGTDYALLLISRYREELHRHEDRFTAMRQALRGAGPAIAASAGTVVLSLLTLLLASLRSNVSLGVTAAAGIAIAAVFALLVLPAALVVCGRGLFWPFVPRPGQGGVEAERGLWARIGRAVAARPVAVTLASVIVLGLLCAGGLGTRLGLSQSEQFRVRSESVAGLETLSRYFPAGAASPTIVLTSPEQAPSALATVSGTPGVAQARIAERTATRASIQVILDAAPDTPAAFDTIRALRAELAGRALVGGSVATSLDTRDATRRDLRVIVPVILLVVLLVLVVLLRALVAPALLIATVILSFLAALGAGSLLFDHALDNQVPLFSFLFLVALGVDYNIFLVTRAREEAGRRGTRDGMVHAVAVTGAVITSAGILLAAVFAVLGVLPVITLTQIGVIVMIGVLLDTLLVRTVLVPALATLLGDRFWWPGRPRPSAELPRPAGRGRAARRTRAGR comes from the coding sequence ATGAGACGGGCATGGGCGTCCCTGCTGCTGGCCCTGGTGCTCGGCGGCCTGGTGATCGGCCTGGCGGGATCGACCAGGGTCACCAACGACCCGAACGCCTCGCTGCCGTCGTCGGCCGAGTCCACCCGCGTGGCCCAGCTGCAGAAACAGCTGCCGTCCGGCCGCACCAGCGCCGCCCTGATCGTGGTCGCCAAGGGGGGTCAGCCGCTGACCGACGCCGACCTGGCCCCGGCCGGGCGGCTCGGCACGCCGATCGTCAGCCCGGACCGCCGCGCCGCGATCGTGTCGGTGCCGCTGCCGGCCGGCGTGTCGTCCGACGAGACCATCGCCGCGGTCGCCGACCTGCGGACCCGGGCCGGGGCCGGGCTGCCGGCCGGAGTCACCGCGGAGGTGACCGGTGCCGCCGGGTTCACCGCCGACCTGGCCGACAGCTTCACCGGGGCGAACACCCGGCTGCTGATCGTCACCGTGGCGGTGGTCGCGGTGCTGCTGCTGGTCACCTACCGCAGCCCGCTGCTCTGGCTGGTCCCGCTGGCCGTCGTGGGACTCGCCGACCGGGTGACCACCAGCCTCGTCGCGCTGCTCTCGCGGCACACCGACCTGCCGGTGAGCGGTTCCACCACCGGCATCGTGACCGTGCTGGTGTTCGGCGCCGGCACCGACTACGCGCTGCTGCTGATCTCGCGCTACCGCGAGGAGCTGCACCGGCACGAGGACCGGTTCACCGCGATGCGGCAGGCGCTGCGCGGCGCCGGCCCGGCCATCGCGGCCAGCGCCGGCACGGTCGTCCTGAGCCTGCTCACCCTGCTGCTGGCCAGCCTGCGCAGCAACGTCTCGCTGGGCGTCACGGCCGCCGCCGGCATCGCGATCGCCGCGGTGTTCGCGCTGCTGGTGCTGCCGGCCGCGCTCGTGGTCTGCGGCCGCGGGCTGTTCTGGCCGTTCGTGCCCCGGCCCGGGCAGGGCGGCGTCGAGGCGGAGCGGGGGTTGTGGGCCCGGATCGGGCGCGCGGTGGCCGCCAGGCCGGTCGCGGTGACCCTGGCGTCGGTGATCGTGCTGGGCCTGCTCTGCGCCGGCGGCCTCGGCACCCGGCTCGGACTGTCGCAGAGCGAGCAGTTCCGGGTGCGCTCCGAGTCGGTCGCCGGGCTGGAGACCCTGTCGAGGTATTTCCCGGCCGGCGCGGCCAGCCCGACGATCGTGCTGACCAGCCCGGAGCAGGCGCCGTCGGCGCTCGCCACGGTCTCCGGCACGCCAGGCGTGGCCCAGGCCCGGATCGCCGAGCGGACCGCCACCCGGGCGAGCATCCAGGTGATCCTGGACGCCGCGCCGGACACCCCGGCCGCCTTCGACACGATCCGCGCGCTGCGCGCCGAGCTGGCCGGGCGGGCGCTCGTCGGCGGCAGCGTGGCGACCAGTCTGGACACCCGGGACGCCACCCGGCGCGACCTGCGGGTGATCGTCCCGGTGATCCTGCTGGTGGTGCTGCTCGTGCTGGTGGTCCTGCTGCGCGCGCTGGTCGCCCCGGCGCTGCTGATCGCCACGGTGATCCTCAGCTTCCTGGCCGCGCTGGGCGCCGGGTCGCTGCTGTTCGACCACGCGCTGGACAACCAGGTGCCGCTGTTCTCGTTCCTGTTCCTGGTGGCGCTCGGGGTGGACTACAACATCTTCCTGGTCACCCGGGCCCGCGAGGAGGCCGGCCGGCGCGGCACGCGGGACGGCATGGTGCACGCGGTCGCGGTCACCGGCGCGGTGATCACGAGCGCCGGCATCCTGCTGGCGGCGGTGTTCGCGGTGCTCGGCGTGCTGCCGGTGATCACGCTGACCCAGATCGGCGTGATCGTGATGATCGGGGTGCTGCTGGACACCCTGCTCGTGCGTACGGTGCTGGTCCCGGCCCTGGCCACCCTCCTCGGCGACCGGTTCTGGTGGCCCGGCCGGCCGCGGCCGAGCGCCGAGCTCCCGCGGCCCGCCGGCCGCGGCCGAGCGGCGCGCCGGACACGCGCCGGGCGATGA
- a CDS encoding MarR family winged helix-turn-helix transcriptional regulator, translating to MKETEASAGEAVERQRLRSRLVDLLNAYSSEANHIGHAFAGRHHMHGTDLHALLAVMHAERAGAPLTPGRLGEAIGLSSGATTALIDRLERGGHLRRIRESADRRVVHLRYGEAGMLLASAFFTPLAPRTDAVMERFDVAELQVVERFVQGMVDALVGYRNELRGRD from the coding sequence GTGAAGGAAACCGAAGCCTCCGCCGGCGAAGCGGTGGAGCGGCAGCGCCTGCGCTCCCGGCTCGTCGACCTGCTGAACGCCTACTCCAGCGAGGCCAACCACATCGGGCACGCCTTCGCCGGCCGCCACCACATGCACGGCACGGACCTGCACGCGCTGCTGGCGGTGATGCACGCCGAGCGGGCCGGTGCGCCGTTGACCCCGGGCCGGCTGGGCGAGGCGATCGGGCTGTCCTCCGGCGCCACCACCGCGCTGATCGATCGGCTGGAACGCGGCGGGCACCTGCGCCGCATCCGGGAGAGCGCCGACCGGCGGGTGGTGCACCTGCGCTACGGCGAGGCCGGGATGCTGCTGGCCAGTGCCTTCTTCACCCCGCTGGCGCCGCGCACGGACGCGGTCATGGAGCGGTTCGACGTGGCGGAGCTGCAGGTGGTCGAGCGGTTCGTGCAGGGGATGGTGGACGCCCTGGTCGGCTACCGCAACGAGCTACGGGGCCGCGACTGA
- a CDS encoding tetratricopeptide repeat protein: MRTEPLLSQADDLLARGRAENAAHLLAPIVGRQPENVEAWHRLARARLEMGDPTGALRSARAAWRLDPSGPETLYWLSRTATELGRHREAIDAAAAACRQDPGNPRLHDRLAQAQLAAGRVGDALTGLTIAIELAGYDADLHVTLGRALFAAGRPLSAREAIGRALTLAPGHPGAHRTLALFEIAMASVVDAASLAQAADEFAQSMRVGADGRTDERAILARDALGHTARVALTWCLITLLALGVLNATSLVAVPAVLYLTLLCLGSVAACGAVLLRPALRGF; encoded by the coding sequence GTGCGAACCGAGCCCTTGCTGTCCCAGGCCGACGACCTGCTCGCCCGTGGCCGTGCGGAGAACGCCGCCCACCTGCTCGCGCCGATCGTCGGCCGGCAACCGGAGAACGTGGAGGCCTGGCACCGGCTGGCCCGGGCGCGGCTGGAGATGGGCGATCCGACCGGGGCGCTGCGCTCGGCCCGGGCCGCCTGGCGGCTCGACCCGTCCGGCCCGGAGACGCTCTACTGGCTCAGCCGGACCGCCACCGAGCTCGGGCGGCACCGTGAGGCGATCGACGCCGCGGCCGCCGCCTGCCGCCAGGACCCGGGCAATCCACGGCTGCACGACCGGCTCGCGCAGGCGCAACTGGCGGCCGGCCGGGTCGGCGACGCCCTGACCGGGTTGACCATCGCGATCGAGCTCGCCGGTTACGACGCGGACCTGCACGTCACGCTCGGCCGGGCGCTGTTCGCCGCGGGCCGCCCGCTGAGCGCGCGGGAGGCGATCGGCCGGGCGCTGACCCTGGCGCCCGGGCACCCCGGCGCGCACCGCACGCTGGCCCTGTTCGAGATCGCCATGGCGTCCGTGGTGGATGCGGCGTCGCTGGCCCAGGCGGCCGACGAGTTCGCCCAGTCGATGCGGGTCGGCGCGGACGGTCGCACCGACGAGCGGGCGATCCTGGCCCGGGACGCGCTCGGGCACACCGCCCGGGTCGCCCTGACCTGGTGCCTGATCACCCTGCTCGCACTCGGCGTGCTCAACGCGACGTCGCTGGTCGCGGTGCCGGCCGTGCTCTACCTCACGCTGCTGTGCCTGGGTTCGGTCGCGGCCTGCGGCGCGGTGCTCCTGCGACCGGCGTTGCGGGGTTTCTGA